A window from Shewanella livingstonensis encodes these proteins:
- the tesB gene encoding acyl-CoA thioesterase II: MSQVLNDLLSLLSLEKIELGLFRGQSQDLGFGHVFGGQVMGQALSAAKQTVSEDRHVHSLHSYFLRAGDEKLPIIYDVENMRDGGSFSARRVKAIQKGRPIFYMTCSFQSVEQGFEHQDVMPEVPGPEGLLNQQELAMTMRDKVPAKMLEKFMADSPIEMRLVNPVHPITPSTTEPKSYVWLRANGQIPSDHSIQEYLLAYASDFNFLATATQPHGVSFLTPGMRMATIDHAMWFHRPFNMGEWLLYCIDSPNAGGGRGFVKGQFFDQQGRLVASATQEGLLRMTK; this comes from the coding sequence ATGAGTCAGGTATTAAACGATTTATTGTCATTATTGTCACTTGAGAAAATTGAGCTAGGTTTGTTTCGTGGTCAAAGCCAAGATTTAGGCTTTGGGCATGTGTTTGGTGGCCAAGTGATGGGACAAGCGTTAAGTGCTGCAAAACAAACGGTTAGTGAAGACCGTCATGTACATTCTTTACATTCATACTTCCTACGTGCGGGAGATGAAAAGTTACCGATAATTTATGATGTTGAAAATATGCGTGATGGCGGCAGTTTTAGTGCGCGCAGAGTTAAAGCTATTCAGAAAGGTCGGCCGATTTTTTATATGACCTGTTCATTCCAAAGTGTTGAACAAGGCTTTGAGCATCAAGATGTGATGCCAGAGGTACCAGGACCTGAAGGTTTACTAAATCAGCAAGAACTCGCGATGACGATGCGTGATAAAGTCCCTGCGAAAATGCTTGAAAAATTTATGGCAGATTCTCCAATTGAAATGCGTTTAGTTAACCCAGTACATCCTATTACGCCAAGTACTACAGAGCCTAAAAGCTATGTATGGTTACGTGCCAATGGGCAAATACCATCGGATCACAGTATTCAAGAATATTTACTGGCTTATGCATCGGATTTTAACTTTTTAGCCACAGCCACTCAGCCACACGGTGTGTCTTTTTTAACACCAGGCATGCGTATGGCTACTATTGACCATGCAATGTGGTTCCATCGTCCATTTAACATGGGCGAATGGTTACTTTACTGTATTGATAGCCCTAATGCAGGCGGCGGAAGAGGATTTGTTAAAGGACAGTTTTTTGACCAGCAAGGACGTCTTGTGGCTTCTGCCACGCAAGAAGGTTTACTTAGAATGACCAAGTAG
- a CDS encoding isovaleryl-CoA dehydrogenase, which translates to MSDLYTSLNFGLGEDVDMLRDAVRGFAANEIAPMAAQVDIDNEFPNQLWPVLGDMGLLGVTVDEQYGGANMGYLAHVVAMEEISRASASIGLSYGAHSNLCVNQINRNGNEAQKAKYLPKLVSGEHIGALAMSEPNAGSDVVSMKLHARKEGDRYILNGNKMWITNGPDAHTYVIYAKTDLDKGAHGITAFIVERGSKGFSQAQKLDKLGMRGSNTCELVFEDCEVPEENILGGLNNGVKVLMSGLDYERVVLSGGPLGIMSACMDIVIPYIHEREQFGKSIGQFQLVQGKLADMYTGMNAARAYVYSVAKSCDRGETTRKDAAGAILYSAELATKMALDAIQLLGGNGYVNEYATGRLLRDAKLYEIGAGTSEIRRMLIGRELFNESK; encoded by the coding sequence ATGAGCGACTTATATACCAGCCTAAACTTTGGTTTAGGTGAAGATGTAGACATGTTACGTGACGCCGTTCGCGGTTTTGCCGCTAACGAGATTGCCCCAATGGCTGCCCAAGTCGACATCGATAACGAGTTTCCTAATCAATTATGGCCAGTTTTAGGTGATATGGGATTACTTGGGGTCACGGTAGATGAACAATACGGTGGTGCCAATATGGGCTACCTTGCTCACGTTGTCGCAATGGAAGAAATTTCCCGCGCTTCGGCATCAATAGGCCTAAGTTATGGTGCTCACTCAAACTTATGTGTGAACCAAATTAACCGCAACGGTAATGAAGCTCAAAAAGCTAAATACTTACCTAAGTTGGTCAGTGGCGAACATATTGGCGCCTTAGCCATGAGTGAACCCAATGCAGGTTCTGATGTGGTATCAATGAAACTGCATGCCCGTAAAGAAGGCGATCGTTATATTCTGAACGGCAATAAAATGTGGATCACTAATGGTCCAGACGCACACACTTATGTTATTTACGCTAAAACCGATTTAGACAAAGGCGCGCACGGCATTACCGCGTTTATCGTTGAACGTGGTTCAAAAGGTTTTAGCCAGGCACAAAAACTCGACAAACTAGGTATGCGCGGTTCAAACACCTGTGAATTAGTATTTGAAGACTGCGAAGTACCTGAAGAAAATATTTTAGGCGGCCTCAATAACGGCGTAAAAGTGTTAATGAGCGGTCTAGACTATGAGCGCGTAGTGTTATCTGGTGGTCCATTAGGCATTATGTCTGCTTGTATGGACATCGTCATCCCTTACATTCATGAGCGTGAGCAATTTGGCAAATCAATAGGTCAATTCCAATTAGTCCAAGGCAAATTAGCTGACATGTACACTGGCATGAACGCCGCTCGCGCTTATGTTTACAGCGTAGCTAAGTCATGTGATCGCGGTGAAACCACTCGTAAAGATGCCGCTGGCGCCATTCTATACAGCGCAGAGCTTGCCACTAAAATGGCCTTAGACGCGATTCAACTTCTTGGCGGCAATGGTTATGTTAACGAGTATGCCACTGGTCGTTTACTGCGTGACGCTAAATTATATGAAATTGGTGCTGGTACATCAGAAATTCGCCGCATGTTAATTGGCCGCGAATTATTTAACGAGTCAAAGTAA
- a CDS encoding YbaY family lipoprotein, whose product MIVIKKGIQFAAVALTAIMLNGCVTIEPEKPVIVNGYAGYSEKIALPQGCKINIALIDFNTPGAIISQKNFDIARAPVPFKFTLPAKLINSGVDYGVVAMITYQGNAIFQTYDKFRVINNGQFTTQVLMKRVQ is encoded by the coding sequence ATGATTGTAATTAAGAAAGGGATACAATTCGCAGCAGTGGCTTTGACTGCTATCATGCTCAATGGTTGTGTGACGATTGAGCCTGAAAAACCGGTTATTGTAAACGGTTATGCAGGTTATTCAGAGAAGATTGCTTTGCCTCAAGGGTGTAAAATCAATATTGCATTAATTGATTTCAATACGCCTGGCGCAATTATTTCTCAAAAGAACTTTGATATTGCCAGAGCACCTGTGCCGTTTAAATTTACCTTACCTGCAAAGCTCATTAATAGTGGCGTGGATTATGGTGTAGTGGCAATGATCACCTATCAAGGTAATGCCATATTTCAAACCTATGATAAGTTTCGTGTGATCAATAACGGTCAATTTACCACTCAAGTGCTAATGAAGCGCGTTCAATAG
- a CDS encoding sigma-54-dependent transcriptional regulator gives MNQIQDINEYQVIIVDDEPHIGIVLQQLFKLENISALATTDPQSIASHITANWPGIVISDVNMPQLDGLSLLQQLKQQDNDLPVVLLTGFGDIAMAVDALKKGAYDFIEKPFNNEHILDVTKRALDKRALTLENRKLKRELESHIAPGPRILGSSPSIMKMRHIIDQVIDAPADIMIEGETGAGKELVARYLHDHSYRNKANFVAINCGAIPENLIESELFGAESGAFTGIDKRRIGKFEYANGGTLLLDEIESTPMALQVKLLRVLEDRKVERLGSNTPINLDIRVIAATKLNLQQLCEQGKFRQDLLYRLNLVTIVIPPLRDRREDIPLLFLHFARIASARYHKALIALNTHQTMVLTAHDWPGNVRELRNLAERYVLLGAEAAFAGNLDNHTTIQASMSLQQRVEFFERMLIEEALSHNKGSIKLTMEQLELPRKTLYDKMRKFDLDRKQFIEN, from the coding sequence GTGAATCAAATACAAGACATCAACGAGTATCAAGTCATTATTGTTGATGATGAACCTCACATAGGCATCGTATTACAGCAATTATTTAAACTCGAAAACATTAGCGCCTTAGCCACCACAGACCCGCAATCCATCGCGAGTCACATTACGGCTAACTGGCCTGGCATCGTGATTTCAGATGTTAATATGCCACAACTTGATGGCCTGAGTTTATTGCAACAACTGAAACAACAAGACAATGACTTACCGGTGGTGCTGTTAACAGGTTTTGGTGACATTGCCATGGCCGTAGACGCACTAAAAAAGGGCGCTTATGACTTTATTGAAAAACCATTCAATAACGAACATATACTTGATGTCACCAAACGTGCATTAGATAAGCGTGCGCTCACACTAGAAAACCGTAAGCTTAAACGTGAACTTGAATCGCACATTGCCCCTGGCCCACGTATTCTAGGAAGCAGTCCTAGCATAATGAAAATGCGTCACATTATCGACCAAGTAATAGATGCACCAGCCGATATTATGATTGAAGGGGAAACCGGAGCAGGTAAAGAGTTAGTCGCCCGTTATCTGCATGACCATAGTTATCGAAATAAAGCTAATTTTGTTGCTATTAATTGCGGTGCCATTCCTGAGAATCTTATAGAAAGCGAACTCTTTGGTGCTGAATCAGGTGCTTTTACGGGGATAGATAAACGTCGGATTGGCAAATTTGAATACGCTAATGGCGGCACACTACTCCTAGATGAAATAGAAAGCACTCCAATGGCGTTACAGGTTAAATTACTGCGTGTGTTAGAAGACCGAAAAGTAGAACGATTAGGTTCAAATACACCTATTAATTTAGACATAAGAGTCATTGCAGCGACAAAATTAAACTTACAACAGTTGTGTGAACAAGGAAAATTTAGACAAGATTTACTGTATCGTCTTAACTTAGTCACTATTGTTATCCCGCCGCTAAGAGATCGCCGAGAAGATATCCCGCTATTATTTTTACACTTTGCCAGAATTGCATCGGCTCGTTATCATAAAGCCCTTATAGCCTTAAATACACACCAAACCATGGTGCTAACTGCCCATGATTGGCCTGGCAATGTACGTGAATTACGCAACTTAGCTGAACGTTATGTACTACTTGGCGCTGAGGCTGCTTTTGCAGGTAACTTAGATAACCATACAACGATACAAGCGAGTATGTCACTGCAACAACGAGTTGAATTTTTTGAGCGCATGCTGATCGAAGAAGCATTAAGTCATAATAAAGGCAGCATAAAATTGACCATGGAACAGCTCGAGTTACCTCGTAAAACTTTGTATGACAAAATGCGTAAATTCGATTTAGACCGCAAACAATTTATCGAGAATTAA
- a CDS encoding propionyl-CoA synthetase codes for MADLGLSMHAQSIAEPNVFWQQAAEAISWDLAPKTVLDDSNKPFYRWFSDGKMNTCFNALDRHVLAGRGEQTAIHYISPVTQHEYSITYQSALAQVKRLAGLMLSLGVSKGDRVVIYMPMVPETAYAMLACARIGAIHSVVFGGFAANELSTRINDAKPTLILSASCGIEPSGVVPYKPLLDDALSQAHHKVDHCIILNRTEYQAQLQSPRDLDWYSSLVEAPDADCISLAATDPLYVLYTSGTTGQPKGVVRDNGGHAVALAWSMKHIYDIGIGDVFWAASDVGWVVGHSYIVYGPLLVGATTIMYEGKPIGTPDAGAFWRIIEQKQVRSFFTAPTAIRAIKREDPEGDFIKQFDLTCLKQMYLAGERCDPDTLNWSQQHLGKPVIDHWWQTETGWPVAANLMGTDPIEIKPGSPARAVPGYQVEILDAMGVPVAPNESGNVVIKQPLPPGTLTTLWQNDKRYIDSYLSMYPGYYLTGDAGYIDEEGYLYIMSRIDDIINVAGHRLSTGRFEEVLCQHDAVAEAAVIGVQDKLKGQVPLGLVVLKNGVTMSDEALYKELLALVRHEIGPVASFRLVSAVQKLPKTRSGKILRATMRKIADNQEYTMPATIEDPQTLDIVRNALTKMGYANALTTEIT; via the coding sequence ATGGCTGATTTAGGACTATCAATGCACGCACAATCGATAGCCGAGCCCAATGTGTTTTGGCAACAAGCTGCAGAGGCAATTAGTTGGGACCTCGCGCCAAAAACGGTCTTAGATGATAGCAACAAGCCTTTCTATCGATGGTTTTCTGATGGCAAAATGAATACTTGTTTCAATGCATTAGATCGCCATGTATTGGCTGGTAGAGGTGAGCAAACCGCTATTCATTATATTAGTCCTGTGACGCAGCATGAATACTCCATTACTTATCAATCTGCGTTAGCACAAGTCAAACGGCTGGCAGGACTGATGTTGTCGTTAGGGGTTAGTAAAGGCGACAGAGTGGTGATTTACATGCCAATGGTGCCAGAAACCGCTTATGCCATGTTAGCGTGTGCGCGAATTGGCGCGATTCATTCAGTGGTATTTGGTGGGTTTGCGGCCAATGAACTGTCAACACGAATTAATGATGCTAAACCCACACTAATTTTGTCTGCATCTTGTGGTATTGAGCCTTCTGGTGTTGTGCCCTACAAACCTCTATTAGATGACGCATTATCTCAAGCACATCATAAAGTCGATCATTGCATTATTTTAAACCGCACTGAATATCAAGCCCAATTACAATCCCCCCGTGACCTAGATTGGTACAGCTCTTTAGTGGAAGCTCCTGATGCAGATTGCATATCGTTAGCTGCCACAGACCCTTTGTATGTACTCTATACATCAGGGACTACTGGCCAGCCTAAAGGAGTAGTGCGTGACAATGGCGGTCATGCTGTAGCCTTAGCATGGTCGATGAAACATATTTATGATATTGGCATTGGCGATGTGTTTTGGGCTGCATCTGATGTGGGGTGGGTTGTGGGCCATTCGTACATAGTTTATGGGCCATTATTAGTAGGTGCAACCACCATAATGTACGAAGGCAAGCCGATTGGTACTCCAGATGCTGGCGCCTTTTGGCGGATTATCGAACAAAAGCAAGTTCGCAGCTTTTTTACTGCGCCAACGGCTATTCGTGCCATTAAGCGCGAAGATCCAGAAGGCGACTTTATTAAACAATTTGATTTAACCTGCCTTAAGCAAATGTATTTAGCCGGAGAGCGCTGTGACCCTGATACTTTAAATTGGAGTCAGCAGCATTTAGGCAAGCCGGTGATTGATCATTGGTGGCAAACAGAAACCGGTTGGCCAGTTGCGGCAAACTTGATGGGCACCGACCCTATTGAAATTAAACCAGGCTCTCCTGCACGCGCTGTACCGGGTTATCAAGTGGAAATTCTCGATGCGATGGGTGTGCCTGTTGCGCCAAATGAAAGCGGTAATGTGGTGATAAAGCAGCCGTTACCTCCGGGCACATTAACCACCTTATGGCAAAATGATAAACGTTATATCGACAGTTATTTGTCTATGTACCCAGGGTATTACTTAACTGGAGATGCAGGCTACATTGATGAAGAGGGTTATTTATATATTATGAGCCGTATTGACGACATTATAAATGTTGCAGGCCATCGTTTATCAACCGGTCGCTTTGAAGAGGTGTTGTGTCAGCATGATGCCGTTGCTGAGGCTGCGGTAATTGGTGTGCAAGATAAACTAAAAGGCCAAGTGCCGCTTGGATTAGTGGTGCTTAAAAACGGCGTGACTATGTCAGATGAAGCTTTATATAAAGAGTTACTTGCACTGGTGCGCCATGAAATTGGCCCAGTAGCTTCCTTTAGGCTGGTTAGTGCAGTACAAAAACTGCCTAAAACCCGTTCTGGAAAAATATTACGAGCCACAATGCGTAAAATTGCTGACAATCAAGAGTACACCATGCCTGCCACTATTGAAGATCCTCAAACATTAGATATCGTCCGTAATGCACTGACTAAAATGGGTTATGCTAATGCATTAACCACTGAAATTACATGA
- the gndA gene encoding NADP-dependent phosphogluconate dehydrogenase, which produces MTNHTQQSHVGVIGLGVMGKNLALNIADNGYHVAVFDLDTPKVNAAVAQEEIERKADTAPRMQSCNNLTEMLAKLVEPRVIVLSVPAGAPVDGVCKSLIEAGIEANDIVIDTGNSLWTDTVEREARYKGQFIFFSSAVSGGEVGARFGPSLMPSGDEKAWRYVEPIWKAIAAKVDSTTGLPIERFEPGNPVTEGEPCTTYIGPAGSGHYVKMVHNGIEYADMQLICEAYQLLSDGLGMSAHDIGDIFNAWNKGILNSYLMGISAEVLQQADPLTGKPLVEMILDKAGQKGTGLWTAVSSLQIGCPAPTIAEAVYARAVSTQKNLRMQLSSKLAGPEPVILSESDKAEFITNLEDALYCAKVCCYAQGFQLMAMAAKEQSWTLDFAEIAKIWRAGCIIRATFLQSITQAYQEDANLANLLMADTFSQTLSQKHFNWRKTVAASVMQGIPAPCISSAIAYYDSYRCEMLPANLLQGQRDFFGSHTFERTDKPAGEKYHLDWSAKERTLSKV; this is translated from the coding sequence ATGACTAACCACACCCAACAATCTCACGTCGGCGTTATTGGCCTTGGTGTGATGGGCAAGAACCTCGCATTAAACATTGCTGATAACGGCTACCATGTTGCTGTTTTCGATTTAGATACTCCAAAAGTTAATGCTGCTGTAGCTCAAGAAGAAATCGAGCGCAAAGCAGATACAGCACCGCGAATGCAGTCATGTAATAATCTTACAGAAATGCTGGCTAAATTAGTTGAACCTCGAGTTATCGTATTATCTGTGCCTGCTGGCGCACCTGTTGATGGTGTGTGTAAATCGTTAATTGAAGCAGGTATTGAAGCTAACGATATTGTTATTGATACCGGTAATAGCTTATGGACTGATACGGTTGAGCGTGAAGCCCGTTATAAAGGCCAGTTTATTTTCTTTAGTTCGGCGGTTTCTGGTGGTGAAGTTGGCGCGCGTTTTGGCCCCTCGTTAATGCCTAGTGGAGATGAAAAAGCTTGGCGTTATGTTGAACCTATTTGGAAAGCCATTGCGGCCAAAGTGGATTCAACAACTGGTTTACCAATTGAACGTTTTGAACCTGGTAACCCCGTTACTGAAGGTGAGCCATGTACTACCTATATTGGTCCTGCAGGTTCTGGGCATTACGTTAAAATGGTTCATAACGGCATTGAGTATGCCGATATGCAGCTTATTTGCGAAGCGTATCAATTACTCAGTGATGGTTTAGGCATGTCAGCCCATGATATTGGCGACATTTTCAATGCTTGGAATAAAGGTATTCTTAATAGTTACCTTATGGGCATTAGTGCTGAAGTCTTACAACAAGCAGATCCGTTAACGGGTAAGCCACTTGTTGAAATGATTTTGGATAAAGCAGGCCAAAAAGGCACTGGTTTATGGACGGCAGTGAGCAGCTTACAAATTGGTTGCCCAGCGCCAACGATTGCAGAAGCGGTTTATGCTCGTGCGGTGAGCACTCAGAAAAACTTACGTATGCAGTTAAGCTCGAAATTAGCTGGACCAGAACCTGTTATTCTTAGTGAAAGCGATAAAGCTGAATTTATTACTAATCTTGAAGATGCATTATATTGCGCTAAAGTGTGCTGTTATGCTCAGGGTTTCCAGTTGATGGCGATGGCAGCCAAAGAGCAGAGCTGGACTTTAGACTTTGCTGAAATCGCAAAAATTTGGCGTGCTGGTTGTATTATTCGAGCGACTTTCTTGCAGTCAATTACTCAGGCTTACCAAGAAGATGCAAATCTTGCAAACTTATTGATGGCCGATACCTTCAGCCAAACATTGTCGCAAAAACACTTTAATTGGCGTAAAACGGTTGCGGCCTCTGTTATGCAAGGTATTCCAGCGCCATGCATTAGCTCAGCTATTGCATATTACGACAGTTACCGCTGCGAAATGCTCCCCGCTAACTTGTTACAAGGTCAGCGTGACTTTTTTGGCTCGCATACTTTTGAGCGAACGGATAAACCAGCAGGTGAGAAATACCATTTAGATTGGAGCGCTAAAGAGCGTACTTTGTCTAAAGTGTAA
- a CDS encoding MerR family transcriptional regulator, with the protein MSTTNSTQSTYSISDLSKEFDITTRSIRFYEDQGLIKPKRRGQTRIYSLKDRVRLKLILRGKRLGFSLAETRRLFELYDADKSSSTQLNTMLDLVNDKKSALQQQMDDIKVVLMELNSAEQQCKAALADNAAKKIK; encoded by the coding sequence ATGAGCACGACCAATAGCACTCAATCTACATATTCAATTAGTGACTTATCAAAAGAATTTGATATCACCACCCGCAGTATTCGCTTTTACGAAGACCAAGGTTTGATTAAACCTAAGCGTCGCGGACAAACCCGTATATACAGTTTGAAAGATCGCGTACGTTTAAAACTCATTTTACGCGGTAAACGCCTTGGCTTTTCATTAGCAGAAACTCGTCGCTTATTTGAACTTTATGATGCCGATAAAAGTAGCTCAACACAGCTCAATACTATGCTTGATTTAGTCAATGATAAAAAATCAGCTCTACAGCAGCAAATGGATGATATTAAAGTGGTACTGATGGAGTTGAACTCCGCCGAACAACAATGCAAAGCAGCACTTGCTGACAACGCGGCAAAAAAAATTAAATAA
- a CDS encoding 1,4-dihydroxy-2-naphthoate polyprenyltransferase, which produces MQSWFMAIRPRTLPAAIGPLLIGNMLAIGLEQFSLLIAFTSMLCAVLLQISVNLANDYFDFKNGIDTEERIGPVRVTQSGIISPSSVRNAMIGCLITSLLVGSLLIAHGGWPIAILAVASILGALCYSGGPYPLASHGLGEIAAFVFFGLVAVVGSYYLQAGATTMTAWLLGCAIGFFNAAIMLVNNTRDISTDSKAGKNTLAVRIGEAQAKVLYQSFVYLPFGIIIAGFLLGSLDGLPVLLSGASLIIARNLSREFHANSGEALNPILGQTAKLTMVFSLLFSIGLYFSLS; this is translated from the coding sequence ATGCAATCATGGTTTATGGCTATTCGTCCTCGTACGCTACCCGCGGCAATCGGCCCATTATTAATCGGCAACATGCTAGCCATTGGGCTCGAACAATTTAGCTTACTCATCGCCTTCACCTCAATGCTATGCGCGGTATTATTGCAAATTTCAGTCAACCTCGCTAACGACTACTTTGATTTTAAAAATGGTATAGATACAGAAGAACGTATCGGCCCAGTAAGAGTGACTCAAAGTGGTATTATCTCACCTTCATCGGTACGAAATGCCATGATAGGCTGCCTGATCACATCATTATTAGTCGGTTCATTACTAATCGCCCACGGTGGCTGGCCCATTGCCATTCTAGCCGTAGCCTCTATTTTAGGCGCGCTATGTTACAGCGGAGGCCCCTACCCTCTGGCTTCACATGGATTAGGTGAAATAGCCGCATTTGTATTTTTCGGCTTAGTCGCCGTGGTAGGCAGTTACTATTTACAAGCTGGAGCCACCACCATGACAGCCTGGTTGCTCGGTTGTGCCATTGGCTTTTTTAATGCTGCTATCATGCTGGTTAATAACACTAGAGATATTTCAACCGACAGTAAAGCAGGTAAAAACACCCTCGCAGTGAGGATAGGAGAAGCACAAGCTAAAGTGCTGTATCAAAGTTTTGTCTACCTCCCTTTTGGCATCATTATCGCTGGATTTTTACTCGGTTCTCTTGATGGATTACCAGTATTACTATCGGGAGCGTCATTAATTATTGCGCGTAATCTCAGCCGCGAGTTTCACGCTAATTCTGGTGAGGCGTTAAATCCAATACTAGGACAAACCGCTAAGTTAACCATGGTTTTCAGCTTGCTGTTTAGCATTGGATTATACTTCTCGCTAAGCTAG
- a CDS encoding MFS transporter encodes MTELTPSYRSHAQTRLIWALCIASMVIYINLYTVQGMLPSIAEHFAVSGAQATLVLSVTSFSLAFSLLFYAVLSDRIGRLAPIVVSLWLLAASNILLIFANTFDDLLMVRLLQGILLAAVPAISMAYFKEQLAPAFILKAAAVYIMANSLGGIAGRIFGGLMAQNLSWQLSMGLVFMVTLAGVAWVTYLLPRKEIKPTIIKQKVSLLRKVKQDIDGFMFHLSDSQMRLAYAIGGLAFMMMVNQFSFIQLHIMAEPYGLSRFNATLIFLCYSSGTFASYLSAKWIMRYGSMPLFRVALCLMVAGTLLTLVDTLAAIVVGFLISACGFFLTHSCCNSFVAIRATSHRAKATSLYLCCYYLGASLGGPYLMLFWHEAEWNGVVVGSLSLLSLLLVAIWRLGIHQQHAIDVSALN; translated from the coding sequence ATGACAGAGTTGACCCCGAGTTATCGTTCGCATGCGCAAACTCGTTTAATTTGGGCTTTGTGTATCGCTTCTATGGTGATTTACATTAATTTGTACACAGTACAAGGCATGTTACCGTCGATTGCCGAGCATTTTGCTGTGTCTGGTGCCCAAGCTACGTTGGTATTATCTGTTACCAGTTTTTCCTTAGCATTTTCATTGCTTTTTTATGCAGTATTATCTGACCGAATAGGGCGGTTAGCGCCTATTGTTGTGAGTTTATGGTTGCTAGCTGCATCGAATATTTTACTAATCTTTGCCAACACGTTTGATGATTTGCTGATGGTACGTTTACTGCAGGGTATTTTGTTAGCAGCGGTACCTGCGATTTCGATGGCGTATTTTAAAGAACAGCTGGCTCCTGCTTTTATATTAAAAGCTGCTGCTGTATACATTATGGCCAATAGTCTGGGGGGAATTGCTGGACGAATTTTTGGTGGTTTAATGGCGCAAAACTTATCGTGGCAATTATCTATGGGCTTAGTGTTTATGGTGACGTTAGCTGGTGTGGCTTGGGTTACCTATTTATTACCACGCAAAGAAATCAAACCAACCATTATTAAGCAAAAAGTGTCTTTATTGCGTAAAGTAAAGCAAGACATTGATGGCTTTATGTTCCATCTGTCTGACTCGCAAATGCGCCTAGCTTATGCGATTGGTGGTTTAGCATTTATGATGATGGTTAATCAGTTTAGCTTTATTCAGTTACATATTATGGCAGAGCCCTATGGCTTGAGTCGTTTTAATGCAACCTTGATTTTTTTATGTTATTCAAGCGGTACCTTTGCCTCTTATTTGTCGGCGAAGTGGATAATGCGCTATGGTTCAATGCCATTATTTAGAGTGGCATTATGTTTAATGGTCGCTGGTACCTTGTTGACCTTGGTAGATACATTGGCTGCTATTGTTGTTGGCTTTTTGATCAGCGCTTGTGGTTTTTTCTTAACCCATAGTTGTTGTAATTCGTTTGTGGCTATTCGTGCAACCAGTCATCGTGCTAAGGCTACGTCGCTGTATTTATGCTGCTATTATCTTGGCGCATCGTTAGGCGGACCTTATTTAATGTTATTTTGGCATGAAGCTGAGTGGAATGGGGTGGTCGTGGGTTCGTTGAGTCTTTTGTCGCTGTTGTTAGTGGCTATTTGGCGCTTAGGGATACATCAACAACATGCAATTGATGTATCCGCGTTAAACTAG